The following are encoded together in the Brassica napus cultivar Da-Ae chromosome A9, Da-Ae, whole genome shotgun sequence genome:
- the LOC106365906 gene encoding zinc finger protein 3, with protein MNISREKQLPSDPSCMASSTAFPCQDSLNQRQEQSFKDEEADVNDSTQELNLLDCIDTSIDVNQSYNGSITPTEHKLFSCNYCQRSFYSSQALGGHQNAHKRERTLAKRAQRMGASASAFGHPYGFSPVSFHGQYNNRSLEIQAHSMSHNISSYNGFGDHYGHINWSRLPLDQQPAIGKLSSVDHFHNHHQHHHQMMMMMDPSVTTRSNNMARSSSNIGRNLVGSLTLEQWQGDEGLFSTIQEEKQNLDLSLKL; from the coding sequence ATGAACATTTCTAGGGAGAAGCAACTGCCTTCAGATCCCTCTTGCATGGCTTCCTCCACAGCTTTTCCATGTCAAGATTCTCTAAACCAGAGGCAAGAACAGAGTtttaaggatgaagaagcagaCGTTAACGATTCTACTCAAGAACTCAATCTCCTCGACTGCATAGACACGAGTATCGATGTTAACCAGAGTTATAACGGGTCGATTACACCCACGGAACACAAACTATTCTCATGCAACTACTGTCAAAGATCTTTCTATAGCTCACAAGCACTTGGTGGTCACCAAAACGCACACAAGAGAGAGAGGACGTTGGCAAAGAGAGCGCAACGAATGGGAGCCTCAGCTTCGGCTTTTGGACATCCTTACGGTTTCTCTCCAGTTTCTTTCCATGGACAATACAATAACAGGTCTTTGGAAATTCAAGCGCACTCGATGAGCCACAATATAAGTTCATATAACGGGTTTGGTGATCATTATGGTCATATCAACTGGTCAAGACTACCACTTGATCAACAACCAGCAATAGGTAAACTTTCTTCAGTGGATCATTTTCATaatcatcatcagcatcatcatcagatgatgatgatgatggatcCTTCAGTAACTACACGGTCCAATAACATGGCTAGATCATCGAGCAACATAGGAAGGAATCTAGTAGGGTCACTGACTCTTGAACAATGGCAAGGAGACGAAGGATTGTTTAGCACAATTCAGGAAGAGAAACAGAATCTTGACTTATCCCTCAAGCTTTAA
- the LOC106365904 gene encoding transcription initiation factor TFIID subunit 5, translated as MDPEQVDEFVMGYLKKKGFNSAAKQLQEALHHNNGGTFNSTDYHNDPELTKLIRSFSQSENDPTRYRDGYSKLRSWAYNSLDLYKHELLRVMYPVFIHCYMDLVGKGHTREARAFFNSFRKDHEMIHLRDLQKLEGVLVPSHLEEMEFARSLRQSKVNIKICQYSYDLLLQYLHRTESTLMLGIINEHINFQVYSGQPNSSSDDIDAVTIVGSFQETADHINQKEIQWGLLEDSLEDRLEKTGSLLSDSEKGQGESKDGDVDDSKKRSNEIGKQGSSLKKLKKDKAGNATAKVARQETSIVSPAPRVKPELALPVMSTDVEESILEDLRNRVQLSSVAMPSVSFYTFVNTHNGLNCASISHDGSLVAGGFSDSSIKVWNMAKIGQAGSGALQGESDTNDQNVGPNGRRNYTLLLGHSGPVYSATFSPPGDFVLSSSADTTIRLWSTQLNANLVCYKGHNYPVWDVQFSPFGHYFASCSHDRTARIWSMDRVQPLRIMAGHLSDVDCVQWHPNCNYIATGSSDKTVRLWDVQTGECVRIFIGHRSMVLSLAMSPDGRYMASGDEDGTIMMWDLSTARCITPLMGHNSCVWSLSYSGEGSLLASGSADCTVKLWDVTSSTKLTKAEEKNGNTNRLRSLRTFPTKSTPVHALRFSRRNLLFAAGALSKPAS; from the exons ATCAGAGAATGATCCAACTCGGTACCGTGATGGTTACAGCAAACTTAGGTCATGGGCATATAACTCGTTGGATCTATATAAA CATGAGTTGCTCCGAGTGATGTATCCTGTGTTTATTCATTGTTACATGGATCTTGTTGGTAAAGGACACACTCGAGAAG CGAGAGCCTTCTTTAACAGCTTCCGGAAAGATCATGAAATGATACATTTACGGGATCTTCAGAAGCTGGAAGGCGTTCTTGTTCCTTCTCATCTAGAG GAGATGGAGTTTGCTCGTTCTCTTAGACAAAGCAAGGTCAACATCAAGATTTGTCAG TATTCATATGATCTGTTGCTTCAGTATCTACATAGGACGGAATCTACTTTAATGCTTGGTATTATTAACGAGCACATCAATTTCCAAG TCTACTCGGGACAACCAAATTCCTCATCTGATGACATAGACGCTGTCACCATTGTTGGGAGTTTTCAGGAGACAGCTGATCACATTAATCAAAAAGAAATACAGTGGGGA TTGCTTGAAGACTCGCTCGAAGATCGCCTCGAGAAGACGGGAAGTCTACTGTCTGATTCTGAGAAGGGACAAGGAGAAAGTAAAGACGGGGACGTGGACGATAGTAAG AAAAGATCCAACGAAATTGGAAAGCAAGGCTCTTCCTTAAAAAAGTTAAAGAAGGACAAAGCAGGAAATGCAACAGCAAAGGTTGCACGTCAGGAGACCAGCATAGTATCGCCGGCACCACGTGTGAAACCGGAACTTGCCTTGCCAGTCAT GTCAACGGATGTAGAAGAATCCATCCTTGAAGACCTGAGAAACCGTGTGCAGTTGAGTAGTGTTGCAATGCCATCTGTCAGCTTTTATACATTTGTTAATACTCATAACGG CTTAAACTGTGCATCTATATCTCATGATGGTTCTCTGGTTGCTGGTGGCTTCTCAGATTCATCAATAAAG GTCTGGAACATGGCGAAGATAGGACAAGCTGGTAGTG GTGCTTTGCAAGGTGAAAgtgatacaaatgatcaaaacgtTGGACCAAATGGCAGAAGAAATTATACATTATTACTGGGTCACTCAGGGCCAGTTTACTCGGCCACTTTCAGTCCACCTGGAGATTTTGTATTATCTTCTTCAGCAGATACAACGA TACGGCTGTGGAGCACACAACTAAATGCCAATCTTGTGTGCTACAAAGGTCACAATTACCCTGTATGGGATGTCCAG TTTAGCCCTTTCGGGCATTACTTTGCAAGCTGTTCTCATGATCGCACTGCACGGATTTGGTCGATGGACCGAGTACAACCTCTGCGGATAATGGCAGGGCATCTATCTGATGTTGAT TGTGTACAGTGGCATCCCAATTGTAACTACATTGCGACCGGTTCTAGTGATAAGACGGTGAGACTCTGGGATGTGCAAACTGGGGAATGTGTCAGGATATTCATTGGGCACAGGAGTATGGTTTTATCATTGGCGATGTCACCAGATGGGAGATATATGGCCTCTGGTGATGAAGATGGAACCATAATGATGTGGGACCTCTCAACAGCTCGCTGCATCACACCTCTCATGGGCCATAATTCATGTGTATGGAGTCTCTCTTACAG CGGCGAGGGGTCTCTTCTGGCTTCTGGATCTGCGGACTGCACAGTGAAACTGTGGGACGTCACTTCAAGCACCAAATTGACCAAGGCCGAGGAAAA AAATGGAAACACAAACAGACTGCGCTCACTCAGGACTTTCCCCACGAAGTCCACACCAGTTCACGCTCTCAGA TTTTCTCGGAGAAATCTGCTGTTTGCTGCAGGAGCGCTCTCAAAACCCGCAAGCTGA